One genomic window of Aethina tumida isolate Nest 87 chromosome 3, icAetTumi1.1, whole genome shotgun sequence includes the following:
- the LOC109598832 gene encoding uncharacterized protein LOC109598832 isoform X1 gives MFLKRKQQSGSLGSARTVLEMDRTPTESSSGDIASTGDVDNIEDARKLVRDLRQKTRAQAQQIMAWRRAYKMQEVFVSRLQREKCDQLKALSSKLLLFESRLIRKQKDISTMLNIRENIIHRQQRIIETLSNRLIDNGLEVPQSELTELEYTLPDLDSLNDSDSAVVMEDIDSDSNVYHIPKYRNPDSVTVVRSISDAIDPNLKYTSVRRNNGFLRRPEILETVYSVEEDADNDNQNENKTEANKKRDAFARGKSTANVEHPEESGGQKERSLDEQVCQVPQWPYNDKQGQTEENQEESPNKNQTNQVKTYNRVMSNHRSVTKPKDVKYKRINKAKSKSLEELRGRLKNWVEQGSKLTGISLEHSQSYA, from the exons ATCTGGTAGTTTGGGTTCTGCAAGAACAGTTCTGGAAATGGACAGGACACCAACGGAGAGCAGTAGCGGCGATATAGCTAGTACCGGAGACGTCGACAACATCGAGGATGCCAGAAAGTTGGTGCGTGATCTCAGGCAGAAGACAAGAGCACAGGCACAACAGATCATGGCCTGGCGTCGAGCCTACAAAATGCAG GAAGTTTTCGTGTCAAGATTACAGAGAGAGAAGTGCGATCAACTGAAGGCACTCAGCTCAAAACTGCTGCTGTTCGAGTCGCGACTGATAAGGAAACAAAAAGACATATCAACCATGCTGAACATTCGCGAAAACATAATCCACAGGCAACAGCGAATCATTGAAACTCTTTCAAACCGTCTCATAGACAACGGACTGGAAGTACCGCAATCGGAACTTACGGAACTGGAGTACACCCTACCCGATCTAGACTCCCTGAACGATTCGGATAGCGCCGTAGTCATGGAGGACATCGATTCGGACAGTAACGTGTACCACATCCCCAAGTACAGGAATCCGGACAGCGTGACGGTCGTGAGGTCGATATCGGACGCCATAGATCCGAATTTGAAGTACACGTCGGTGAGACGCAACAATGGTTTCCTGCGCCGTCCCGAAATCCTGGAGACCGTGTACAGCGTGGAGGAAGACGCGGACAACGACAACCAGAACGAGAACAAGACGGAGGCGAACAAGAAACGTGATGCGTTCGCTCGTGGCAAAAGCACCGCGAACGTCGAACATCCGGAAGAAAGCGGAGGTCAGAAGGAGAGGTCTTTGGACGAGCAGGTCTGTCAGGTACCTCAATGGCCGTACAATGATAAGCAGGGTCAAACCGAGGAGAATCAGGAGGAGAGCCCGAATAAAAACCAAACGAATCAAGTGAAAACGTACAACAGGGTGATGAGCAATCACCGTTCGGTTACCAAGCCGAAGGACGTGAAGTACAAGAGGATCAACAAGGCGAAATCGAAAAGTTTGGAGGAGTTGCGGGGCAGGTTGAAGAACTGGGTGGAGCAAGGCAGTAAACTCACTGGCATTTCCTTGGAACATAGTCAAAGTTACGCCTAA
- the LOC109604294 gene encoding methyl-CpG-binding domain protein 2: MASITIEKTKYQCAPTPKRFHREELLKNHSLSVSKVDLTYYGNRAVRTDASLVPPIRQTASIFKQPVTVYKSHDSKVKTDYKNGNQEKPKQLIWEKRLEGLRACDLDGTEFEAMELPKGLKAVGPHVTEETIIQSVATALHVSATPVTGQTGSKNTLEKNPGVFLDPKQPLVQSVNISDEDIKKQEDRVAIARRKLQEALKA, translated from the coding sequence ATGGCCAGCATAACAAtcgaaaaaacaaaataccaGTGCGCACCAACACCGAAGCGTTTCCATCGCGaggaattgttgaaaaatcacaGCTTATCTGTCAGCAAAGTAGACCTAACCTATTACGGCAACCGAGCGGTACGGACGGATGCCTCGCTCGTACCACCGATCCGCCAGACCGCTTCGATTTTCAAACAACCGGTGACTGTCTACAAATCGCACGACAGCAAAGTGAAAACGGACTACAAGAATGGCAACCAGGAAAAGCCGAAACAGCTGATATGGGAAAAGCGACTGGAAGGTTTGAGAGCATGCGACTTGGACGGCACCGAATTCGAAGCCATGGAGCTGCCGAAGGGGCTCAAAGCCGTGGGACCACACGTAACTGAAGAGACCATCATACAGAGTGTGGCGACCGCCCTGCACGTTTCGGCCACACCGGTGACGGGACAGACCGGATCCAAGAACACGTTGGAAAAGAATCCCGGGGTGTTTTTAGATCCGAAACAACCGTTGGTGCAGTCCGTTAACATATCCGACGAGGACATCAAGAAGCAGGAGGACAGAGTCGCAATCGCCAGGCGAAAACTGCAGGAAGCTTTGAAAGcttag
- the LOC109598832 gene encoding uncharacterized protein LOC109598832 isoform X2, giving the protein MHKERSGSLGSARTVLEMDRTPTESSSGDIASTGDVDNIEDARKLVRDLRQKTRAQAQQIMAWRRAYKMQEVFVSRLQREKCDQLKALSSKLLLFESRLIRKQKDISTMLNIRENIIHRQQRIIETLSNRLIDNGLEVPQSELTELEYTLPDLDSLNDSDSAVVMEDIDSDSNVYHIPKYRNPDSVTVVRSISDAIDPNLKYTSVRRNNGFLRRPEILETVYSVEEDADNDNQNENKTEANKKRDAFARGKSTANVEHPEESGGQKERSLDEQVCQVPQWPYNDKQGQTEENQEESPNKNQTNQVKTYNRVMSNHRSVTKPKDVKYKRINKAKSKSLEELRGRLKNWVEQGSKLTGISLEHSQSYA; this is encoded by the exons ATCTGGTAGTTTGGGTTCTGCAAGAACAGTTCTGGAAATGGACAGGACACCAACGGAGAGCAGTAGCGGCGATATAGCTAGTACCGGAGACGTCGACAACATCGAGGATGCCAGAAAGTTGGTGCGTGATCTCAGGCAGAAGACAAGAGCACAGGCACAACAGATCATGGCCTGGCGTCGAGCCTACAAAATGCAG GAAGTTTTCGTGTCAAGATTACAGAGAGAGAAGTGCGATCAACTGAAGGCACTCAGCTCAAAACTGCTGCTGTTCGAGTCGCGACTGATAAGGAAACAAAAAGACATATCAACCATGCTGAACATTCGCGAAAACATAATCCACAGGCAACAGCGAATCATTGAAACTCTTTCAAACCGTCTCATAGACAACGGACTGGAAGTACCGCAATCGGAACTTACGGAACTGGAGTACACCCTACCCGATCTAGACTCCCTGAACGATTCGGATAGCGCCGTAGTCATGGAGGACATCGATTCGGACAGTAACGTGTACCACATCCCCAAGTACAGGAATCCGGACAGCGTGACGGTCGTGAGGTCGATATCGGACGCCATAGATCCGAATTTGAAGTACACGTCGGTGAGACGCAACAATGGTTTCCTGCGCCGTCCCGAAATCCTGGAGACCGTGTACAGCGTGGAGGAAGACGCGGACAACGACAACCAGAACGAGAACAAGACGGAGGCGAACAAGAAACGTGATGCGTTCGCTCGTGGCAAAAGCACCGCGAACGTCGAACATCCGGAAGAAAGCGGAGGTCAGAAGGAGAGGTCTTTGGACGAGCAGGTCTGTCAGGTACCTCAATGGCCGTACAATGATAAGCAGGGTCAAACCGAGGAGAATCAGGAGGAGAGCCCGAATAAAAACCAAACGAATCAAGTGAAAACGTACAACAGGGTGATGAGCAATCACCGTTCGGTTACCAAGCCGAAGGACGTGAAGTACAAGAGGATCAACAAGGCGAAATCGAAAAGTTTGGAGGAGTTGCGGGGCAGGTTGAAGAACTGGGTGGAGCAAGGCAGTAAACTCACTGGCATTTCCTTGGAACATAGTCAAAGTTACGCCTAA
- the LOC109598832 gene encoding uncharacterized protein LOC109598832 isoform X3: MDRTPTESSSGDIASTGDVDNIEDARKLVRDLRQKTRAQAQQIMAWRRAYKMQEVFVSRLQREKCDQLKALSSKLLLFESRLIRKQKDISTMLNIRENIIHRQQRIIETLSNRLIDNGLEVPQSELTELEYTLPDLDSLNDSDSAVVMEDIDSDSNVYHIPKYRNPDSVTVVRSISDAIDPNLKYTSVRRNNGFLRRPEILETVYSVEEDADNDNQNENKTEANKKRDAFARGKSTANVEHPEESGGQKERSLDEQVCQVPQWPYNDKQGQTEENQEESPNKNQTNQVKTYNRVMSNHRSVTKPKDVKYKRINKAKSKSLEELRGRLKNWVEQGSKLTGISLEHSQSYA; encoded by the exons ATGGACAGGACACCAACGGAGAGCAGTAGCGGCGATATAGCTAGTACCGGAGACGTCGACAACATCGAGGATGCCAGAAAGTTGGTGCGTGATCTCAGGCAGAAGACAAGAGCACAGGCACAACAGATCATGGCCTGGCGTCGAGCCTACAAAATGCAG GAAGTTTTCGTGTCAAGATTACAGAGAGAGAAGTGCGATCAACTGAAGGCACTCAGCTCAAAACTGCTGCTGTTCGAGTCGCGACTGATAAGGAAACAAAAAGACATATCAACCATGCTGAACATTCGCGAAAACATAATCCACAGGCAACAGCGAATCATTGAAACTCTTTCAAACCGTCTCATAGACAACGGACTGGAAGTACCGCAATCGGAACTTACGGAACTGGAGTACACCCTACCCGATCTAGACTCCCTGAACGATTCGGATAGCGCCGTAGTCATGGAGGACATCGATTCGGACAGTAACGTGTACCACATCCCCAAGTACAGGAATCCGGACAGCGTGACGGTCGTGAGGTCGATATCGGACGCCATAGATCCGAATTTGAAGTACACGTCGGTGAGACGCAACAATGGTTTCCTGCGCCGTCCCGAAATCCTGGAGACCGTGTACAGCGTGGAGGAAGACGCGGACAACGACAACCAGAACGAGAACAAGACGGAGGCGAACAAGAAACGTGATGCGTTCGCTCGTGGCAAAAGCACCGCGAACGTCGAACATCCGGAAGAAAGCGGAGGTCAGAAGGAGAGGTCTTTGGACGAGCAGGTCTGTCAGGTACCTCAATGGCCGTACAATGATAAGCAGGGTCAAACCGAGGAGAATCAGGAGGAGAGCCCGAATAAAAACCAAACGAATCAAGTGAAAACGTACAACAGGGTGATGAGCAATCACCGTTCGGTTACCAAGCCGAAGGACGTGAAGTACAAGAGGATCAACAAGGCGAAATCGAAAAGTTTGGAGGAGTTGCGGGGCAGGTTGAAGAACTGGGTGGAGCAAGGCAGTAAACTCACTGGCATTTCCTTGGAACATAGTCAAAGTTACGCCTAA